AGAATCTTCACAAGATCATCCGTCACACGCATAGGGCACACCACGGGCATACGTGTTCCGATACGAATGATTTCAACATGCTCAATGCGACGAAGATCGCCGAGCACGCGATCCAGTTGTGCGTCACTCACAGTGAGTGGATCCCCGCCGGACAAAATCACTTCACGAATACCGGGATGAGAGCGAATGTAAGCTAATGCTTGTTCATACTCTTCATTGCGAATGAACGCTTGCTCTTGTCCCGTAAAATGTTTGCGCGTGCAGAAACGGCAATAGACACTGCAAATATCCGTAATCAAAAACAACACGCGATCGGAATAGCGATGAATCACGCGAGGTGCGGGATTGTTTTTTCTTTCTCCTAAAGGATCGAGCATTTGTTGCGCACCGTCTTCGATTTCAAAACGATGAGGCATCAGAATCTGACGAATGGAATCGCCCGGCTCCCCTGCAAGACTTGCGTAGTACGGTGTCGTACGAATATTAAAAAGTTCTTTCCCTTCCGCAAACGCCGCCTTTTCATCTTGAGACAACTCAAAATGTTTTTCGAAATCCGTTTGTGATTTAAGAGAATGGCGAAGCTGCCAAGTCCAATTATTCCAATCAGACTCTGCGATATGTTCTGGCTTAGGGCTTCGAGGGAAATGAAACTTCACGAGCTGGTTATGAATGAAAGATTCCGCTTAGGCAAGGTGCCTTTTTAGTGCCGCAAAGGGGCTCTTTTGCGGGGTTTTTAAAAAGTCCCGATCGACAGCTCTAAGTTATTGAGATCAGGTGTCTTTTCAACCTTCTCAGAGTGGGACACCAGAAGTTTGACAAGCACACCTTCTCTCGCAGCTCTTCTCAACATGAGAACTCTTAGGCATTTCGATGACTTAACTCCCCTGGCATGAGTTGGCTTTTTTGGCCCGGCCCTCGCTTTACATCAAGGTAGGAAAAAGGGTCTGGATGTGCCCTAAACAATAGGAGGACTTATGAAAACTTTCACTCACCCACATAAGAAATGGGTCATGACAGGAGCACTGCTCGCTGTTCTTGGTTTCAATGTATCTTTTAACAATCACTCTCAAGATGGAATCGCATCAGCAGAGTTTGCTTCAACAGTCGCTGAAGGCGTTGTTCAAGGCAAAATCTATACTGCTAAAGGCGTTGTTCCTGTGAAGTACATCGATAACGGTGAAGACAAAGTCCTTGCCATCGTTCCAAAGAAAATGACTGAAGGAAAAGTATGCGAAACTTGCGGTTTCGACTCGATTTCACTTAGTGTTAAAAACAAAGAAGATATCGACGCTTTGAATGTTGAACTAATGAAAGCAATGGAAAAGCAACTCAAAGCTGAGAAGCCTGCTGTTGCGACTACTGCTGAATCAACAACAGAAGGACAAGAGGGAGAAGAGAAAATTAAGAAGAGTCCTCTTGATGGCATTGTAAAAGCTTGCAGCCGCCGTACAGATAAAGATGCAGAACTCACTTGTATTAAAGATAAATATCTCAAAGTGCTTTCGGACAAAAAAGTTTCTAAAGACGTTGAAGCAGGCGAAGCTCTTGATTTCTATAAAACTGAAATCCAAGCTCGTCTTCTTAAACAGATTTCTGAAGCTCGTAAATCGGCATCTCGAACTCGCAGAGCTTACGTAGGTCAAGATTCGCTATGGCGCTTGGAATCAGATGAATCCTTCGACGACTCTGAAACAACGATTAAAAATGCCGGTGATGTCATTGCAGATTTGATTCGCGATGTCCCTGGCAAATATGAATCTGTGCGCAGAGCACTTTTGAGTGCACAGTCTGACATTCTTAAATACGAAGCAGCTCAATACAGAAATGCCTTTACAAGAGAAGTGAACTCAAAAGATCCAAGTGAATATCCATACCTGGTTGCTGAAAGACAAGCTGTAGGACAAGAGCTTAACTACATGTACGACGTGATGAATTCAAAAACTCAGAATGCGATCTACGATGCTTACAGCAATGACAATATCTCTATTGATCTTAGAAATCAGTACGCGAAATATCTTTCTGATTTCAACGCGAGATTAATGGAAGCTGTGACAGGTAAAGGCGATCTTCTCAATGGCATCACGGCAACTCCAGCTTTCGACATCAGCGGTCGCTTGGCAAATCCAGGTCGCAACGCAGGAACAGTAGTCGTTCCGACAACTCCAGGTGGTATTTCTTCAAGAACAGGCGCAACTTTAAATGCGACAGGACAAACGATCTTGGTACCAGTTCAAGTTCCAGCAGGAACAACAACAATGCCACAAATCGGAATTCCAGCGCAAAATAACGGAGTGAGTTTTGGGACAATCGGACCTGCATCTGCAGAGTCTCTAAGAATGAGAACCGAAATCCAAAATCGCTTCCCACGTCAATAATAAGACGACTGACCTCAATCCTCCAACGGGTTCACGACGAGCCCGTTTTCCTTTTTTTTAAAACCTTTTGTTTTAAAACACCAACAACCGACATCAAAACGCCACCGCCGATGCCGCCGCTGGCGATGGCTGCAATAAGAGCACTCATATTGAGTGTGCCCGCCTGACTTGTGAGTGGAATCGAGTCAGCTCCGTCTCCGCCTAACATTCCCAAAACGATAGCACCTGCAGCCCCTCCCAAAAGACCCACAAAAGAGTTTCCTGTTGCTCCTAGACTGAATTTTTTAAATGAAGAGCCCGCGACATTTCCACCGATAACTCCGCTGATGATTGGAATAAGTATGGCCGCCCAATTCACGATCTTCCCTCCTAGCGCATAAAAATGCGAATCTGCACAGGCTCACCGGGCTGTAGTGTTGTTACGTACATTCTGACGGCGATGATTTTTGATTTTTCAAAGGTGTCGGTGACTTCGGCATTCAAACTGTAATCACCTTCAAGGTGCCAAACCGGTAAAGACATTCTTTCGTCTGTGACGACTTCAGCTCTTTGTATTCTTACGCCCGTACTCTGAACCAAGACCCGCACTTCTGAAAAATCTTGTCGATTGTTAGTTACGCCGATATTTCGATAAGTAGGTTGTTCGGCAGACACTGTGGCAAAGGCCACTTCTTTCCAAGGTACGTCGGCTTGAGCTGAAAGGCCGGTCATCAGAACGGTTGAGAGAATTAAAAAAATCTTTTTCATAACTCCTCCCAAATCAAATGATATAAGGCCCGGAGTTATTGTCCATAGAGATGTAGCAAGTGTGCCCTTTTGCAAAAGACAGACAGCAAATAAAAAAAATCCCGGGGGACTTTCGCCCCCCGGGCCCTGCTCACCACCAAACAAAATGTAATCAAGTAGTCATCAAGCTGTCGTACAAGTTGCAATCACGTCGTAATCAAAAGCTGATGGCGGCTTTAGATGCAAATCCAAATGTGAAACCGTTCCCCAACCCGTCGTTGCCATTTTTCCAAGCCTCGCCAGGGAAGAGAAGACCGACCTGATTCACCCACTGAATTCTTTCACTCGGCTTGTAAATCACTTCGATATCCCATTCTAGGCCCAGATCTTTTGCAGAATCAACAGAGTTTTTTACTGTATTCAATAATTGTCCGTAAACGAGTGTGTTGCGAACATCTACACGATCATTCCATGCATAACCAACTGACGGAGCGATGTACATCGCATTGCTGATGGATTCATCATCCGCAGAATTTCCAACATTCAAAGTTGTCGTGTTTTTGTAAACGTCTGTGTTCAAGAAATCTCTTTGCCCCAAACGATGATTGAAAAGAAGCATTCCCGCATCATAGTTACGGTTGAACGCATAACCACCGAAGTCCGTTGAAGATGGATCATCACCTGTTGCCATGCCCAGTTTCAATTTCCAGTCCCATTTTGACTCTGCACGAGGGATGTAAAGCTCGGCTGCGATACCGTAGCCATTCACGCTGACATCTTGAGTTCCCTTTGTCACACCTGTTTCACCAGATTGGAAACCGGCTTCAAGTTTGAATCCGAAAGAATCAAAACCACGACCCAAAACAAAGTTTGTTCTTTGCATGTTCAGACTTGAGTTCACGCCATCACCGCCAAAAGCAGCGATTTGATTTGCATCGTAACCCAAAACTTCTTTCACACCTTTGACGTTTTCTTGGTAAACGCCGATCAAAGATTTATTTTCTTCACTTTCATATTGAAGTTGGAAACCTTGAGTTGTGATTGTGCCACCTTGACCGAACCCACTGGATTGTTTGCGAGAAAGAACCGGCATGATGAACCAGTCACCGATCACAACTTTGTACGCCACCATATCGCGAGTGTCATACCAGTGATCAAATGCGCCCTTACCCGCGCTGTAAGTCATGCCCAAACCGAATTCAAAGGGAGCGCGACCTACAATCAAAGCGCCGTACTCTTGATTTACGTTCAAGTACAACTGGCTGACTTTGATATCTGTAGAACCCTGGTTTTCAGCGTTGCCCGGATTGGTATTTGTATTCATGCCCCAGATTTCACCGACTTGAGAGTTCGGATAAGCGCTGCTGTTTAGCACATCAAAGCGAGAGATGATATTCACCCCATCAGCCGCGATGATTTTTGGACTCAAGTAAAGGTAGTTCAAACCATAAGCTTTTCTTTGCGTGGGTGTTGCCAAAG
This region of Bdellovibrio sp. BCCA genomic DNA includes:
- a CDS encoding KamA family radical SAM protein; protein product: MKFHFPRSPKPEHIAESDWNNWTWQLRHSLKSQTDFEKHFELSQDEKAAFAEGKELFNIRTTPYYASLAGEPGDSIRQILMPHRFEIEDGAQQMLDPLGERKNNPAPRVIHRYSDRVLFLITDICSVYCRFCTRKHFTGQEQAFIRNEEYEQALAYIRSHPGIREVILSGGDPLTVSDAQLDRVLGDLRRIEHVEIIRIGTRMPVVCPMRVTDDLVKILKKHKPVFLMSHFNHPRELTAEAVEALERFVDNGVPVMNQMVLLNGINNHPAIIQALSRRLLFLRVKPYYMFQCDPSLGTDHLRTSVEDSLEIQKELWGHLSGLAMPNLAVDIPDGGGKTYLVPNFQVGQEGLTRRYVGWDGVHAEYVSPAPEKIRKPDASMYEAEWASLKDSKNFSI
- a CDS encoding alginate export family protein: MKMLKKNLLKALGLSVALLSTTANAMSLDWNGGYRFEWTEVDRPSLATPTQRKAYGLNYLYLSPKIIAADGVNIISRFDVLNSSAYPNSQVGEIWGMNTNTNPGNAENQGSTDIKVSQLYLNVNQEYGALIVGRAPFEFGLGMTYSAGKGAFDHWYDTRDMVAYKVVIGDWFIMPVLSRKQSSGFGQGGTITTQGFQLQYESEENKSLIGVYQENVKGVKEVLGYDANQIAAFGGDGVNSSLNMQRTNFVLGRGFDSFGFKLEAGFQSGETGVTKGTQDVSVNGYGIAAELYIPRAESKWDWKLKLGMATGDDPSSTDFGGYAFNRNYDAGMLLFNHRLGQRDFLNTDVYKNTTTLNVGNSADDESISNAMYIAPSVGYAWNDRVDVRNTLVYGQLLNTVKNSVDSAKDLGLEWDIEVIYKPSERIQWVNQVGLLFPGEAWKNGNDGLGNGFTFGFASKAAISF